CGTCAATCCGGTTCCGAAACCGGCAAATGCGTCAAAATGATGACCGCGGCGGAGTTCCGCTCGATAGTAGAACAATACGTAAGGCACGGCTGGGTTCTCCGCCGTGTTTTACTTTCTGAATCCACACGACAAAAGCTCGCCGATCAGGTTGCCGGGGTCCTTGGCGAGGCTCCCGTCGTTGAACGTGAGTTTGATGCGGCCTGGTTTTCGAGACCGCCGGCCGACGGCACTATCGCTTGGGAGATCCGAAACCTCGGGGACACCCCGTATGCGTTGGTCGAGCACCTTGACGAAGGTGACCCGCAGTTTGAAAATGCCCTTAGACTTGTCGAGGAACGTCTTGTTGCGGCGGTCGCGTCGCGAAGATCAGCTTGACAACGCTTGGGTGCGACTGCAAACTTAAGACATTGAAATGATGATCAAAGACCTCAGCGGCAGGGTTGCAAGTGTATGGGAAGGCCTCCGCCCCGTCACCCGAAAAATGCTTGTAGGAGCATTACAATCCGGCGTTACGACCGCTGCTCCCCCCAACTCACGACACTATTACGACGCTCACGCAGATTGGGAACTTAGCCGTTTGCTCTCTGCCCTTGACGAGGAATCTTCGGCCGGCGAGGTTCGCAAGGACGCGGCCAAATTGACCGAGATCGAACACCTTGCCGACACTTGCGCTCGAGTGCTAGAGGATCAGACGGCGTCGGCCGAGGTCTTTATCCAGTTGGCTGAACGTGCGTTAAAGGAAAACGATTACGATCATCTCGACAAACTCGCCGATCGTTTGGCGGACAGATTTGCGGTGAGCGAGATGGCCGAGATAATTCGGCAAACGAGTGTCCCGCAAATACGTGCCATCACCTATGAGACATTGGCGATGATGCAGGTTCGAGCGATATTGCCATTGCTCGATGATCCGCTATATGCCGGCATCGCCGCGAATGCCCTCGAATTGAAGGCTTTTGAATTTGAATCGGAAGAGGCCCGCGATGTACTAGACCAGTTTGATGCCGAAAATACCTCAGATAACGGTTAGAGCCTGATCTTAAGCAAGTGATTTTCAGTTTGCGATATTAAAAAAAGCACGGACAAGGCAGGTCGCCGGGTCCGTGCTTTTGTAATTCGCAGTTGAGAGCGGATCAGGCCGATTCGCCACGATCCTGCTTTAACCGTGTCGGATACATCGGGAACTTGGCGGTCAGTTCCAGGACTTCGCGACGAACACGGTTCTTCACCTCGGCTGATTCCGGTTCGTGGATGACAGAGGCGATCATAGTTCCGATCGCTCGCATTTCATCCTCTTTCATACCGCGCGTTGTCAGCGCGGGAGTTCCGAGCCTGACGCCCGAGGCGATAAATGGCTTGTTAGTATCGAATGGTATCGTATTTTTGTTGACCGTGATGTGAGCTTCACCTAGCGCCTGCTCGGCAACCTTGCCGGTCACACCCTTGCCGTCCATAAATACGTCGACCATCAAGAGGTGGTTGTCGGTGCCGCCCGAGACGAGACGCAGGCCCGAATCGGCCAGCGTCTCGGCGAGGGCGTGAGCGTTATCGATCACCTGCTGCTGATAGGCCTTAAAATCTCCGCGAAGAGCCTCGCCGAACGCCACAGCCTTGGCCGCGATAATGTGCATCAGCGGACCGCCCTGCACGCCCGGAAAGACACTGCGGTTAATATCGGCCGCAAATTCTTCGCGGCAAAGTATTAATCCACCGCGCGGTCCGCGCAGAGTCTTGTGTGTTGTCGTGGTGACAAATTCGCAATGCGGTACCGGCGAAGGGTGCAATCCAACCGCCACGAGACCCGCGATATGAGCGATGTCCGCCATCACCTTGGCTCCCACGCTCCGGGCGATCTCGCCGATGCGTGCAAAATCGATGGTCCTTGCATACGCGGACGCTCCGCAGATGATCAGTTTTGGACGATGCTCTTCGGCCTTTTGCAGGATCTCGTCGTAATCGATCTGTTCGGTATCACGACGGACGCCATAGTCCGCAACTTTGTAGTTGATGCCGGAAAAATTAAGCGGATGACCGTGCGTCAGGTGACCTCCGTGCGAGAGGTTCATACCCAATATCGTGTCGCCGTGATCGAGAGCGGTCATCAGAACCGCCATATTCGCCTGCGCACCCGAGTGCGGTTGGACGTTGGCGTGCTCTGCTCCGAACATCTCTTTCGCCCGATCGATCGCCAGAGTCTCAACAACGTCGACAAACTCGCATCCGCCGTAATATCGCTTGGCCGGATATCCTTCGGCATATTTGTTTGTCAAAACGCTGCCCATAGTCTCGAGCACTGCTTCGGAGACAAAATTCTCCGATGCGATCAACTCAAGCCCATCAACCTGTCTCCGAACCTCGTTATCAAGAGCGTTGCTAACGATCGGGTCGACTTCGTTTATATTTGCTGTAAAAAAAGCATTTGTCATATTATTCATTATCCTCAACGATCGAAATTAGTCCGTCGTCGTAAAAATATCCTAAATCAGTTCCTCCGGAACTGCCCCGTGAATACGCTTGAAAATATACAATTCGCGTTCTTTAGATGTTAGGTGCTCCGGAATAGCTATTTTTGCGAATTCCTTCGCATCATCGTACATTTCCGCGCACATCAGGAAGCGGTCTTCGAGCGTTTTTGACATCAAAATCTCGCGAACTAATGCCCGGTTTTGTCTCGAAGTATTGTCCATTGCTCAACTTCCGTCCAAATATCGAGTAGGTCCAACGCGGCGACCCATTTTACTACGTATTCTGAATCATATTCGGACTCGGTGAGATTAGCAATATCACGGATCTGCATCTCAGAATGTGTTTCACTAGCCCACATAAGCTTTGCCACGATCAGATCTTCTTTTGTCGTCGTCCAGAATTCGATTCCCAAAACCGAAACCTTAAATCTTCGGCTGAAACTCTCACGAGCAACCGGCGAATCTTTTTGAATTATGCAAATGATCTTCCCGCCGTGTGTTTGATCGATAATGTTGAACATCCTCCGCATTCGGCCTGCACGACGCACGGTATCCGGACTGATGTAATACTCGTGGTCAAATGTCTCGACAAAGCGCGTCAGATTTTCTTCATTCAACTGAATGACGATATCGATATCGCGCGTCATACGGATCTCGCCGTAAGCGGTCATCGGTTACGAACCCGTAACCATATATTCAAGACCGAGTTTATCGATCTTTGCAATAAAATCACGCAATGTCTCGATCATTGAAACGCCTTTTTTCATTCTATCTGATCATTTCCCGAAACTGCTCTTCATCGAGCATCGCGACACCGAGGCTCTCCGCCTTGATCAACTTCGACCCGGCGTCCGTGCCAGCGACGACGTAGTCGGTCTTTTTGCTGACGGATGACGACACGCGCCCGCCGCGATCTTCGATGAACTTGGCGGCTTCGTCGCGGGTATAATTTTCGAGCTTTCCGGTGAGCACGAAGGTCTTGCCAATGAATCGCTCATCGAGCATTTCGACGCTCGCCGCGTCGGTCTCGGTCTTAACGCCGGCTGCCTTGAGGCGTTCGACGAGATCGATATTTGCCATATCGCGAAACCAATCGTGCACGCTCTCGGCGACCGTCTGCCCGATCTCGAAGATGGCCTTGAGTTCGTCGACCGACGCCGCCGCGATCCGATCGATGCTTCGAAAATGGCCCGCGAGTATCTTCGCTGTCCGTTCGCCGACGTGGCGAATATCAATGCCAAACAATAATCGTTGCAACCCTCGGCCCTTGCTGGCTTCGATCTCGTCGATCAGGTTTGAGCCGGATTTTTCCGCCATCCTTTCAAGGCCGATAACTTGATCGAGCGTCAGCGAATATAGCCCGGCGACATCACGGATCATACCGTTATCGACAAGCGTCTCGACCAGCACCTCGCCGAGGCCCTCGATATCCATTGCCTTGCGGGCCGCGAAATAGAGAATGCGTGCCTTGATCTTGGCCGGACAATCCGAATTCGAGCACCGCCGAACTGCCTCGCCCTCGGGCCGAACTGCTTCGAAACCGCATACGGGGCACTCGCGGGGAAACTCAAACTCCGTCTCGGTGCCGTTACGTTTTGACACAACTGCCGAGAGAACCTGCGGGATGATCTCACCGCTTTTCTCGATGGTCACATAGTCGCCGATCCTGAGGTCAAGCCGCTTGATCTCGTCCTCGTTATGTAAGCTGGCTCGCGACACGGTCGTGCCGGCAAGTAAGGTCGGTTCGAGATGTGCGACCGGCGTTAGAGCACCGGTTCTCCCGACCTGAATAACGATCCCGAGAAGTCGTGTCGTCGCCTGGCGAGCCGGGTATTTGTAGGCGATAGCCCACCGTGGGGCCTTGGTCGTCGTGCCGAATTCGTCCTGCAACGCTGTCGAATTTACCTTGACCACAACTCCATCGATCTCGTAATCGAAACTGTCGCGTTTTGCCTCAATATCAGCGACAAATGCGGCAAGTTCTTCAAAATCACGGCAAAGTCGGCGGTTCGGATTGACGTTAAAGCCATTTCGTTCGCACCACTCGAAATTTTCCCAGTGCGTCGCGAACATCTTCTGATTTCCGGTGTACGCGTCGTAGGGGAACATATCCAGTCGCCGCGAAGCGACGACCGCAGAATCGAGCATCCGAAGCGTCCCCGAGGCACAGTTTCGCGGGTTGGCAAACGTTTTCTCGCCCTGCATCTCAAGTTCACTATTGATCCTGGCAAATTGTGACCGAGAGAGAAAT
This is a stretch of genomic DNA from Chloracidobacterium sp.. It encodes these proteins:
- a CDS encoding serine hydroxymethyltransferase, whose amino-acid sequence is MTNAFFTANINEVDPIVSNALDNEVRRQVDGLELIASENFVSEAVLETMGSVLTNKYAEGYPAKRYYGGCEFVDVVETLAIDRAKEMFGAEHANVQPHSGAQANMAVLMTALDHGDTILGMNLSHGGHLTHGHPLNFSGINYKVADYGVRRDTEQIDYDEILQKAEEHRPKLIICGASAYARTIDFARIGEIARSVGAKVMADIAHIAGLVAVGLHPSPVPHCEFVTTTTHKTLRGPRGGLILCREEFAADINRSVFPGVQGGPLMHIIAAKAVAFGEALRGDFKAYQQQVIDNAHALAETLADSGLRLVSGGTDNHLLMVDVFMDGKGVTGKVAEQALGEAHITVNKNTIPFDTNKPFIASGVRLGTPALTTRGMKEDEMRAIGTMIASVIHEPESAEVKNRVRREVLELTAKFPMYPTRLKQDRGESA
- the ligA gene encoding NAD-dependent DNA ligase LigA; the encoded protein is MNLSENAQDEIDHLRAEIERHNELYYQRAEPEISDIDFDQLLERLKAIETEHPDLITPDSPTQRVGGKADSLRPFTHTVPLMSLDNSYDLNELKAFTERCEKLAEGRTLEYVAELKIDGLSVSLHYDNGILMTGATRGDGQTGDEVTQNVKTIRTIPLRLRKDAPERAEVRGEVFLSRSQFARINSELEMQGEKTFANPRNCASGTLRMLDSAVVASRRLDMFPYDAYTGNQKMFATHWENFEWCERNGFNVNPNRRLCRDFEELAAFVADIEAKRDSFDYEIDGVVVKVNSTALQDEFGTTTKAPRWAIAYKYPARQATTRLLGIVIQVGRTGALTPVAHLEPTLLAGTTVSRASLHNEDEIKRLDLRIGDYVTIEKSGEIIPQVLSAVVSKRNGTETEFEFPRECPVCGFEAVRPEGEAVRRCSNSDCPAKIKARILYFAARKAMDIEGLGEVLVETLVDNGMIRDVAGLYSLTLDQVIGLERMAEKSGSNLIDEIEASKGRGLQRLLFGIDIRHVGERTAKILAGHFRSIDRIAAASVDELKAIFEIGQTVAESVHDWFRDMANIDLVERLKAAGVKTETDAASVEMLDERFIGKTFVLTGKLENYTRDEAAKFIEDRGGRVSSSVSKKTDYVVAGTDAGSKLIKAESLGVAMLDEEQFREMIR